A genomic segment from Luteibacter aegosomatis encodes:
- a CDS encoding sigma-54-dependent transcriptional regulator, with product MHRKDTRPPVLIVDDHPDVRLAMRVLLRTEHIPSFEVDSPGAALDALSRSEFSCAVLDLNYSADTTSGNEGLALVGRLREEVPDMPLVVMTAWGSIDLAVKAMRLGAADFIEKPWSNARMLHTVRAQLALRDMREENLRLRHEASLSRQSSDVLRICESSSMRHVVELVSRVAKTHANVLLLGENGTGKSLFARELHALSPRVEQPLIRVDMGSLPESRFVDDMFGEECPTPRPGRFELAHRGTLVLEEVGNIALFNQVKLLRVIEEGELERSGSTRTRRVDVRVVSTSNADLEAAIRANRFRRDLLYRLNAMQVRLPSLRERVEDIVPLARHFLLRECRRLGRDAMVFAPSAERAMRTYAWPGNVRELEHAVERAMLLASGKEIDAADLALSRSTDTPLVLDSLTLPDAEEMLIRNAMERNDHNLQRAAEALGISRQALYRRLDKHRSKSHSEQVD from the coding sequence ATGCATCGCAAGGATACGCGACCACCCGTTCTGATCGTCGACGATCACCCCGACGTGCGCCTCGCGATGCGCGTACTGCTGCGCACGGAGCATATCCCTTCCTTCGAAGTGGACTCGCCCGGCGCGGCGTTGGATGCCCTGTCGCGCAGCGAGTTCTCGTGCGCCGTACTCGACCTCAACTACAGCGCCGATACCACCTCGGGCAACGAAGGGTTGGCCCTGGTGGGACGACTGCGCGAAGAAGTACCCGACATGCCCCTGGTCGTCATGACGGCGTGGGGTAGCATCGACCTGGCCGTGAAGGCCATGCGCCTGGGCGCGGCCGATTTCATCGAGAAGCCATGGAGCAACGCGCGCATGCTGCATACCGTGCGTGCCCAGCTGGCGCTGCGCGACATGCGTGAGGAGAACCTGCGGTTGCGACATGAAGCGTCCCTGTCGCGCCAGTCGTCGGACGTGTTGAGGATCTGCGAATCCTCGTCGATGCGGCACGTGGTCGAATTGGTGTCGCGGGTCGCCAAAACGCATGCGAACGTGCTTCTCCTCGGGGAGAACGGCACCGGGAAGTCGCTTTTCGCACGCGAGCTGCACGCCCTTTCGCCACGCGTGGAGCAGCCGCTCATCCGCGTGGACATGGGCAGCCTTCCCGAATCGCGCTTCGTCGACGACATGTTCGGCGAAGAGTGCCCCACGCCCAGGCCCGGACGGTTCGAACTGGCCCACCGAGGCACGCTCGTCCTCGAGGAAGTCGGCAACATCGCCCTGTTCAACCAGGTGAAGCTGCTGCGGGTGATCGAGGAGGGCGAGCTGGAACGGAGCGGCTCCACACGCACCCGCCGGGTAGACGTGCGGGTCGTTTCGACCAGCAATGCCGACCTGGAAGCGGCCATCCGCGCGAACCGCTTTCGCCGCGATTTGCTGTATCGCCTCAATGCCATGCAGGTTCGTCTGCCGTCGTTGCGCGAGCGCGTCGAGGACATCGTTCCGCTGGCGCGGCATTTCCTGCTGCGCGAATGCCGTCGGCTCGGTCGCGATGCGATGGTATTCGCCCCGTCGGCCGAGCGGGCCATGCGGACGTATGCCTGGCCGGGCAACGTGCGCGAGCTGGAGCATGCCGTGGAGCGCGCGATGCTCCTGGCCTCGGGCAAGGAGATCGATGCCGCCGACCTCGCACTGAGCCGGTCCACCGACACGCCGCTGGTGCTCGACAGCCTCACGTTGCCGGATGCCGAGGAGATGCTGATCCGCAACGCGATGGAGCGCAACGACCACAACCTCCAGCGGGCCGCCGAAGCCCTGGGTATTTCGCGGCAGGCGCTCTACCGCCGCCTGGACAAGCATCGATCGAAAAGTCATTCCGAACAGGTGGACTGA